The DNA segment GCCGTCGGTCAGGTCTTTGTGGCCCTTCAAATCCGCTTCAGGTCTGGATTCTTCTACCACGGTGACAAAGCGCTGGTACAGACTGTCTATAATGCCCTGAAGCAGCTTTTTCTCCTCCGGGCTAAGGGGGTGGAAGGGTAGTGTCGAGTCCTTCTTGTCACCAGACATTATCACCTCGTCCTGTACCCCTATTTTCTCCATTAAACCTTCCAGATTGACCTTCAAAAGTATAACGCCTATACTGCCCGTGATGCCGGTGGGCAGTATCACTATCTTGTCTGCTGCAGTCGCCGCGTAGTATCCGCCTGACGTGCCCAGGCCCATAATGCACGCCACGACCTTTACCCCCTTTTTCTCCCTGAACTGCTTTACCTCATGATATATAATGTCGCTTGCGGTAACGGTGCCGCCGGGGCTGTTAATTTTCAAGACCAACGCCTTTACCTTATCGTCTTCCTTGGCCTTCTCAAGTTCCTCTTTTATGCGGGCGACCATACTGGGCCTGTCACTGAGCCTCAGGGGCCCCTGCTTCTTCTTGTCGGAGATGAGACCGCTGATGTCCACCACCAGGA comes from the Candidatus Bathyanammoxibius amoris genome and includes:
- the sppA gene encoding signal peptide peptidase SppA, with amino-acid sequence MLKASRFILFTVAASILCGCAVNVPVIGRVKPLEEKVISGKGEDKVLVVDISGLISDKKKQGPLRLSDRPSMVARIKEELEKAKEDDKVKALVLKINSPGGTVTASDIIYHEVKQFREKKGVKVVACIMGLGTSGGYYAATAADKIVILPTGITGSIGVILLKVNLEGLMEKIGVQDEVIMSGDKKDSTLPFHPLSPEEKKLLQGIIDSLYQRFVTVVEESRPEADLKGHKDLTDGRVFDAQQALDLGLVDEIGYLEDAIELAKKEAGIEEARVIVYKRPGTYKNNIYSLGEGAPEATGFIGLQLAGFGRALSPDFMYLWIP